One part of the Glycine max cultivar Williams 82 chromosome 14, Glycine_max_v4.0, whole genome shotgun sequence genome encodes these proteins:
- the LOC100798033 gene encoding uncharacterized protein, giving the protein MASAEQPLKKRKLYEPLPEPPPSSPPPESEATPPSPQTLPTPSTPSLSQEDILAKRWNKDEIRSVYEGYKRIKRCLLRKDARSSMSELEQSYLALITSSRGCMRVQRIVADLIPRYACHCPTALEAAAKVVINMHNLSLTLISRGEDSSGIAFETARACICGLADVCCVASSVAPTSAVIRGICAAVFQNVLTFFIALFEGKDVLQMVDKNFLNMQDTPEAFSELKQKVLDEDESSLTKLSKLRVLCLLWIFFSCPKDLLAACLDLLGSATKEGTNDEGQHFLSLVTSTFDDDKAVHLLERAIGGPKSCTDSIGSGIRDNEAGETIMTEDKHASGGDSSVGKSCLLIQVLNKDPSLLKWMLCRCKKLLDLLSNASLEIASLVRGILGMFPQQTDLEDCQADSDEDKSDSSIYMNSNYIVPRISEEHESIGESSVKGSSLRVHVGSSNDDFTDKVSDKYVMAHSSAVSLDHAPALKVGLLYDNGVSKPMSIGVGEDGNMPTPRDSISHQMFSPAVRTPVNFRSNSFEGRNDFLNVEKNQVLNFNSPPLGSSSGSVSNSLASPNHHFMSPSASTKGQIVWCCDGDPAAMGIVSASKQLWIGYVGPDVPESHIRFHIERFGPVEQFIFFPVKGFALVEYRRIVDAIKTRHCLPGCFPCHVKFMDIGLGTRGAMNGVAVGSSSHIYVGNIPSQWAKDEIMHETRKVIHKGPLAFIDLSCEFALLMEFESPEEATTVMLHLRQLRRERSNHNQHFCPGTVNVGIGHAYMDGARPIPAPPPPHLDLKVNNPAGSPHARTLSGSPADSSQTRISHLSTLLASLHTKYNINQNLGLNDNYMTGNNCPPMREEDMVPSSTLCITIPRSSSLFLTDDELMAICNLAIGNTGSIVQLTQANMQMGCSWFVECSNVDGAVSVLKNLRGCPGLFFQIEFSKPGHQNAVPFSVKPENNSMELVSPRINSENHTSGIQGAPLLQSNWHFPGSTEMSEVGARKPDGYDNLSQDPHQGGNVPHSYSGAHGPSIPPPQQIQSFPFVHPVYVPPNGPWDCQGINNHLPVGQFRTGVMPNHFHGNAVVSPFIPASVTPLAQIQGTPMHPYNQQVPPSIMPPPLSSLPPPQPEMPPPLPPSPPPLPQVQPPLVPPLPSSPPPPPPPQLPVQEPVNMECSGQSLQYQWQGNLCKSGVNYCTIYASKADSNICRYSNAIPEPAEWPSKLDMTKRTDLRHVKSTFAATPSHRREVCRLIPSSSSDHRRFQDFISYLKQRDCAGVIKIPASKSIWARLLFILPHSIETCSLLSIAHDPSDCLIALVLPKETNFDWI; this is encoded by the exons ATGGCTTCAGCGGAGCAGCCTCTGAAGAAGCGAAAGCTCTACGAGCCTTTACCAGAACCGCCACCGTCTTCGCCGCCGCCGGAATCCGAAGCAACCCCTCCCTCTCCGCAAACCCTACCTACGCCGTCCACTCCCTCGCTGTCTCAGGAGGATATTCTCGCGAAGCGGTGGAACAAGGATGAAATTCGAAGCGTGTACGAAGGCTACAAGCGGATTAAGCGTTGCTTGCTTCGGAAAGACGCTCGCTCCTCCATGTCTGAACTCGAACAGAGTTATCTCGCTCTCATCACTTCTTCCAGAG GTTGTATGCGTGTACAAAGAATTGTGGCAGATCTTATTCCTCGGTACGCATGTCACTGTCCAACTGCTTTGGAAGCTGCAGCTAAAGTTGTCATTAATATGCACAACTTGAGTTTGACATTGATCAGCAGAGGAGAGGATTCCAGTGGTATTGCATTTGAAACTGCTAGAGCCTGTATTTGTGGCCTAGCTGATGTTTGCTGTGTTGCTTCGTCGGTGGCGCCAACATCAGCTGTAATTAGAGGAATTTGTGCAGCAGTTTTTCAGAATGTGCTCACCTTTTTTATAGCCTTATTTGAAGGAAAGGATGTCTTACAGATGGTTGACAAGAATTTTCTGAATATGCAAGATACCCCTGAGGCCTTTTCTGAGTTGAAACAAAAGGttttagatgaagatgaatcttcATTGACTAAACTGTCCAAGTTGCGTGTGTTATGTTTACTTTGGATATTCTTCTCTTGTCCAAAAGATTTGCTTGCAGCTTGTTTGGATCTCTTAGGCTCTGCCACAAAAGAGGGAACTAATGACGAAGGACAGCATTTTCTGAGCCTGGTGACTAGCACATTTGATGATGATAAGGCAGTTCATCTTTTGGAAAGAGCAATTGGTGGACCTAAATCATGTACAGATTCTATTGGGTCAGGCATCAGAGACAATGAGGCTGGTGAGACCATTATGACTGAAGACAAACATGCTTCTGGTGGTGATTCATCTGTTGGCAAGAGCTGCTTGCTTATACAG GTCCTTAACAAGGACCCCTCACTGCTGAAATGGATGTTGTGTAGATGTAAGAAGTTACTTGACTTGCTCTCTAATGCATCGTTGGAAATTGCATCACTAGTGCGAGGAATTCTTGGAATGTTTCCTCAGCAAACAGATTTGGAGGACTGTCAAGCAGATAGTGATGAAGATAAATCTGATTCTTCAATTTACATGAATAGCAACTACATTGTTCCTAGGATCTCTGAGGAACATGAAAGCATTGGTGAATCATCTGTAAAAGGCAGCAGTTTGAGAGTTCATGTTGGTTCTTCTAATGATGATTTTACTGATAAGGTTTCTGATAAATATGTGATGGCTCATAGCTCTGCTGTTTCTCTTGACCATGCTCCTGCATTAAAAGTGGGTTTGCTTTATGATAATGGAGTCTCAAAGCCCATGAGCATTGGGGTGGGGGAGGATGGGAATATGCCCACACCTAGGGACTCGATAAGCCATCAAATGTTCTCACCTGCAGTTAGAACACCAGTAAACTTTAGGAGCAATTCATTTGAAGGTAGAAATGATTTCCTGAATGTAGAGAAAAATCAAGTCTTAAATTTCAATTCACCTCCACTGGGATCCTCTAGTGGATCTGTTAGTAATTCTTTGGCATCTCCTAATCATCATTTTATGTCACCATCTGCTTCAACAAAAGGTCAAATTGTCTGGTGCTGTGATGGGGATCCTGCAGCCATGGGTATTGTCTCTGCTTCTAAGCAGCTATGGATAGGTTATGTAGGTCCTGATGTGCCTGAAAGTCATATTAGGTTTCACATAGAAAGGTTTGGTCCTGTtgaacaatttattttctttccagtAAAAGGATTTGCCTTGGTTGAGTACAGAAGGATCGTTGATGCAATAAAAACTCGACACTGTTTACCTGGATGTTTTCCTTGCCATGTAAAATTCATGGATATAGGACTTGGCACTAGGGGTGCAATGAATGGTGTTGCAGTTGGCTCTAGTTCTCATATTTATGTTGGAAATATTCCCAGTCAATGGGCCAAGGATGAGATCATGCATGAAACAAGGAAGGTGATCCACAAGGGTCCTCTTGCATTCATCGATCTTAGCTGTGAGTTTGCATTACTTATGGAATTTGAATCTCCTGAAGAAGCTACAACTGTCATGTTGCATTTGAGACAACTCCGAAGAGAAAGAAGTAACCACAACCAGCATTTTTGTCCAGGAACAGTTAATGTTGGAATTGGGCATGCTTATATGGATGGTGCAAGGCCTATACCTGCCCCTCCCCCTCCCCATCTTGACCTTAAAGTTAACAACCCTGCTGGATCACCTCATGCTCGAACTCTATCAGGGAGCCCCGCTGATAGCAGTCAAACAAGGATATCTCACTTGTCCACCTTACTTGCTTCATTGCACACAAAGTATAATATTAATCAAAACCTAGGTCTCAATGATAATTATATGACTGGAAATAATTGTCCTCCCATGCGTGAGGAAGATATGGTTCCATCCAGCACTCTGTGCATAACTATTCCACGTAGTAGCTCTTTGTTCCTCACAGACGATGAGTTAATGGCCATTTGCAATCTTGCCATTGGAAACACTGGATCCATTGTGCAGTTGACACAAGCAAACATGCAGATGGGATGTAGTTGGTTTGTTGAATGTAGTAATGTTGATGGTGCAGTTTCTGTTCTAAAGAATCTCCGTGGTTGTCCAGGATTGTTCTTTCAGATAGAATTCAG CAAACCTGGACATCAGAATGCTGTACCATTTTCAGTTAAACCAGAGAACAATTCAATGGAGCTTGTATCCCCCAGAATAAATTCAGAAAATCATACTAGTGGAATACAGGGTGCACCTCTGCTTCAGTCAAACTGGCACTTTCCTGGTTCTACAGAGATGTCAGAGGTTGGAGCAAGGAAACCTGATGGTTATGATAATTTGTCACAGGATCCTCATCAAGGAG GTAATGTTCCGCATTCATACTCTGGAGCACATGGACCTTCCATTCCACCACCACAACAAATTCAGTCATTTCCTTTTGTACACCCTGTTTATGTTCCTCCAAATGGTCCATGGGATTGTCAGggaataaataatcatttaccTGTCGGCCAATTCAGGACAGGAGTAATGCCAAATCATTTTCATGGTAATGCTGTTGTCAGTCCTTTTATTCCTGCTTCAGTAACTCCACTTGCTCAGATACAAGGAACTCCAATGCATCCTTATAACCAGCAGGTGCCTCCATCAATTATGCCACCACCTTTGTCATCCTTGCCACCTCCTCAGCCTGAAATGCCACCTCCACTTCCTCCTTCTCCACCACCTTTACCCCAGGTTCAGCCACCCTTGGTTCCTCCACTGCCTAGTTCTCCTCCTCCCCCTCCTCCTCCGCAACTGCCTGTTCAAGAACCAGTCAATATGGAATGTTCAGGGCAGTCCTTGCAGTATCAATGGCAGGGGAATCTCTGTAAAAGCGGGGTTAATTACTGTACAATTTATGCAAGCAAAGCAGATTCAAATATTTGTCGATATTCAAATGCCATACCTGAGCCTGCCGA GTGGCCCTCAAAATTAGACATGACAAAACGAACAGATCTTCGACATGTGAAATCAACATTTGCTGCTACTCCATCTCATAGA AGGGAAGTGTGCCGTTTGATTCCATCTTCCTCTAGTGACCACAGAAGG TTTCAGGATTTCATATCATACTTGAAGCAGAGGGATTGTGCTGGGGTTATTAAAATCCCAGCTTCAAAATCCATATGGGCAAGGTTGCTGTTCATTCTCCCCCACTCAATTGAAACGTGCTCTTTGCTTTCTATTGCACATGATCCGTCAGATTGCCTCATTGCTTTGGTTCTTCCCAAAGAAACAAACTTTGACTGGATATAA